In the genome of Candidatus Promineifilum breve, the window GGATCAGTTGCACCATCTGGAACTCGTTGGCGGCCACGACCGACACCAGCAGGCCGATGCTGACCGCGGCCAGCGACATCAGCACCATGATCAGGATGGCCGGCAGCACGTTGTCGCCCACATTCAACCCCAGCACGGTGACGGCGAACAGCACCACCACCACCGATTGGATCGTCGCCAAAATGCCATAGGCGATGGTGTAGCCGGCGACGATGGCCCCGCGCCGGATGGGCGACAGGATGAAGCGCTCCAGCGTGCCCTGGGTGCGCTCGCGGATGAAGGCGATGCCGGCCAGCAGAAAGACGAAGAAGAAGCTGATGTAGGCCAGCAGAATGTAGCCAAAGGAATCGAACAGCGTGGCTTCCGGGTCGCCGTAGAGAAAGACGAATTCGGGCCGCACGGCCGCGCCGCTCAAGGCGGCTTGCGCGTCCTGGAGCGCGGCCGACACGCCGGCGGCCACGCCCGCGTCCGGCTCCAGCAGGGTGACGACCAGCCGGTTGTCGTCGAAGGTGATGGCCGCGTCAATCGTGCCGTCGGCCAGGGCGTCGTTGGCCGTCGCCGCGTCGTAATCGGCCACGACGGCCGTCGAATCATCGATGGCCGCCGCCAGCCGTTGCAGCACGGGGTGGCCGGTGTCGATGGCGATGACCGGCGTCTGGGCGCTGCTGCTCAGCAGCACGTAGATCAGGCTCAAGATGAGCAGCGGGGCCACGAAGACCAGCCCCAGCAGCCGTTTGTC includes:
- a CDS encoding ABC transporter permease; the protein is MIVLIKRILRGIRNDKRLLGLVFVAPLLILSLIYVLLSSSAQTPVIAIDTGHPVLQRLAAAIDDSTAVVADYDAATANDALADGTIDAAITFDDNRLVVTLLEPDAGVAAGVSAALQDAQAALSGAAVRPEFVFLYGDPEATLFDSFGYILLAYISFFFVFLLAGIAFIRERTQGTLERFILSPIRRGAIVAGYTIAYGILATIQSVVVVLFAVTVLGLNVGDNVLPAILIMVLMSLAAVSIGLLVSVVAANEFQMVQLIPVVVIPQALFIGLIPLDNIPFGLGKLAYVMPLYYAANALKQVVVYDAGLAAVAPELAVLLGLTLALGVINTRILRQFRII